The nucleotide sequence AGAATGCAGGGCTCAATACGACAGACTGGACACTGAAAAGCCAGAAGGTCGAGGGGCAAGGAGAAATCCTTGCGTACTCGATCGACAAGGTCTCCTTTAGGGCTTTGAAGCAGACCCAACTCAAGGCCTTTTATAGGATGGGAAGGGTAGCATTCAAGATCGTGCGGGAGACAGATGGAGATGACAAAGGTGAGAGTGATCCAAGCCAACCTTCAACACAGTAAGGCAGCTTCGGCAGAACTTGCTGTGGCGATGGAAAGGTTTGATGTTGCTCTCATCCAAGAACCCTGGGTAAACCAGGGTAAAATAAAAGGTCTCTCAGGAATAAGTGGAGAACTGATTTACAGTAGATCCGCTGAAGTACCAAGAACCTGCATAATAGCTAAAAGCAACATTAAGGTACTGCCGTTAACTAATTTCTGTTCTAGGGATCTAACAGCAGTAATACTAAAAGTTACAGAGGGAGGTAGGATGAAGGAGATAATACTCGGATCAGCCTATCTGCCCTATGATGATCCTAACCCACCACCACCAAGGGAATTGGAGGAGCTGATGAGAGACTGCAGAGGCAAAGGATCACAGATAATCATCGGTTGTGACTCCAACTCACATCACATCAGCTGTGGGAGCACCGGAAACAACGAAAGAGGTGAGCACTTACTACAATTTATTATGGAATATAATTTAGACATACTAAATGTAGGCAACAAACCTACCTTTGTGACTGCTAATAGGAAGGAGGTTATCGATATAACGATGGCGACTGCATTTGCAAGCAGCATCGTTAGGAACTGGCATGTGTCTGATGAGGCGAGTTTCTCAGACCACAGACACATATACTTTGAAATAACGGGCTATGAGCACGAAACAGAGACTTATCGAAACCCCAGGAAAACTGATTGGGAAGCGTATCAAGAAGACCTGACATATAGTTTTCGTGGGGCTATAAAGAGGATAAGGAACACAATAGAGCTAGATATGGCTACTGAACAATTTCAGGATATAGTCATAGAAGCATATAAAGATAACTGTCCCGTAACAGTGAGGAGCTCCAACAGGAAAGTGCCCTGGTGGAACAATGAACTTGCTAAAAGAAGGAGAGATGCGAGAAAAGAATTCAATTCTGCCAAGAGATCAGGCGAGTGGAGCGAATATCGCAAAGCTCTGACTGAATATAACAAGGCTCTACGGAAAGCCAAAAGAGAATCATGGAGGAAGCACTGCGAGGAGATAGAACAGACTGCAGTAGTGGCTAGACTCCAAAAGGTTCTCTCGAAAGAACCTAAGAGCAATATCGCCACGCTCCAAATGGAGTCAGGCGATTACACACAGACCAGTGAAGAGACGCTGAGGGAACTCTTCAATGTTCACTTCCCTGGGTCGGTCACCAGAATGATGACACCAGAAGTTCTACAGCAAGAAGGACCAGTTACCATGAAATATGGAAATAGGGGAAGCTGGAGAGCTGCAAAAGAGATGGTGACACCAGACAAAATAAAATGGGCAGTAAGTTCATTTAAACCATATAAATCACCGGGAACGGACGGGATTTATCCTGTACTTTTGCAAAAAGGTACAGAAGCAATGTACAAGCAAATGTGTACAATACTTCGTGCAAGTATTGCGCTGGGGTATGTACCGGTTGCTTGGAGGTCGACAAGGGTAGCATTCATACCTAAGCCTGGTAAGGATGGACGTATGACTGCGAAGTCCCTTAGACCAATAAGTCTGATGTCCTTTGTACTAAAGACATTGGAAAAACTGGTAGATAGACATATTAGGGATGGAATATTGGTTGAAAGACCAATAGAACAAGACCAATATGCATATAGGCCAGGTGTATCAACAGAAACAGCACTGCACCATCTAGTACGGAGGGTGGAGTATGTTCTGGAAAACAAAGAGGTGATGTTGGGAGCCTTTCTCGACATAGAGGGAGCCTTCAACAACACCTCATTCGATGCAATCACAAAGGCTATCCGGCTGAAAGGAGTGGATGAAATAAGCTGCAGGTGGATAGAATGCATGCTTAAAAGCCGCGTGGTATATTCGACACTGATGGGCGAGACCATGTCAGCACGGGTTGCCAGAGGATGCCCACAGGGAGGTGTATTATCTCCGTTAGTGTGGAATCTGGTTATGGACGGACTGATTGGAACGCTCAACAGGAAAAAATATAATGTCCTGGGCTATGCAGATGATTTTGTCATTCTGGCTCAGGGCAAGTTCAATACAACTGTCAGGGATAACATGCAACAGGCCCTGAATGTAGTATCAAAATGGACAAGTGAGGTAGGATTGTCCGTAAGCCCTCACAAATCCAAAATAGTAGCCTTCACCAGAAGGACAAAATTAGAGGGAATAGGACCTGTGAATCTCATGGGGATCTCCCTAAAGGTGGAGAGGGAGGTAAAATATCTCGGAGTCATAATAGACTCAAGGCTTACCTGGAATCAACACCTGGAACGAATAACCAAAAGAGCGATGGCCACTTTAATGGTGACCAGACGCACACATGGCAGAACATGGGGACTTAAACCGGACATGATGTATTGGATATACAACATGATGGTAaagcccacaataacgtatgcagCATTGGTCTGGTGGCCAAAGGTGCAACAGAGAAATGCTATAGAGAAGTTAGGCAAGATACAAAGGCTTGTCTGTCTCAGCATAACAGGAGCAATGAGAGGCACACCAACTGCAGCAATGGAAGCCTTACTAGACCTTCCTCCCTTACACATCACAGTGAAGGGCGAGGCAAGGATGGGGTTACATAGACTGCAGGGTAATCAAAGCAAAATTGCAGTGGGCAAAGGACACTGCAGCATCAATGATATATGCGGGGATCCAATATGGGAGATGATAACAGACCATTGTATCCCCAAATATAAAATGGAAATACCTTTTCAGGTGGAAATACACTCCAGAGAGGTATGGGAAGATCCTGGCAGACATCTGAAGTATGAGGGCCACACCTGGTATACAGATGGGTCCAAGACAGAAGATGGTTCGAGATCAGGAGTATATAGTGAGGATAGGAACTATAACGGTTCCATCCCACTAGGAGAATATACCTCTGTATTTCAGGCGGAGGTATATGCAATCCTGCACTGTGCACGGATAAACAGATTGAGGACTTATACTAATAAGAGAATCAATATCTGTTCAGACAGCCAAGCGGCCTTGAGGGCTTTAAAGAACCCAAGGATAACCTCAAGGCTTGTATGGGAATGCCGCGAAGAACTTGACACCCTGGCGGAACATAATGAGGTAAAACTCATTTGGGTGCCTGGACATCAAGGGATCGCTGGTAATGAAAAAGCTGACGAACTTGCTAGACGAGGATCAGCAACAGGATACTTCGGTCCAGAACCGGCACTGGGAGTGCCCAAAAGCACAATCAGAGACCGATTAAGAGGCTGGATACGAAGACAGCACAAAGAATACTGGGAAGAAATTTATACCTCAGACATGCGCAAAAAGAGCTGAAGAACTGTTCAAAATGAACAGGAATCAGCTCAAAATTATTACAGGTTTCTTAACTGGACACTTTCCAGTAAAAGGACACCTACACACGATAGGACTATATAACGGAGATCTCAGCTGCAGACTATGCAATAGAGAGACCGAGACAGTCAGACATTTATTGTGCGATTGCGAGGCGCTGGATCGTAAGAGACAAGCAATATATGGAGACTGCAAACCAAGTCCGACAGTGTATGGCACTAACCCAATGGACCTTTACAGGCTAGTAAAGGGCACTGCATTATTGGATTGGGTGTCATGAGAACAAATGGAAGGAAGCACAATAAGCTGAAAAGCTGCAGTGCCACCGGGGTGCATGCACGGACGGCTTCcgagagaaaaaaaaaaaaaagaaaaaaaaacacttCCTTGCCGTCTTCGTATTTAAAAGGAATATTGTTTTTTATAAGTCCTCGTATGTTTCCGTCGTCTTTGTCTTGTCGGGTTCGTAACTTTTGACTACTCCCTCTATATCcgtctttatttttttatcttctgTATGGTTCAGCTGAAAATGATTATTGACTGTCGTCTCGCTAATTATTGTAATCCTCCTTATAAAAGTATCTActctttttttttgataaaattattccGTCTTCGGTTATTGTAACTTCCGCTTGTCTCAGTATATTGTTTCCGAGAATAATTTCAACGTCTAGTGTTCCTTTTGGAATaacatgaaataaaatattaaaatcctcTCCTTGAATTTCTACCATTTTATTAAATACCTAAAGTTTTAACTCTCGTACCTCCTAATCCACTTAAATCTAATATGTTTTGTGAAAGAATCACGtcatcaaaatatttttcaaaaatatcttctCGTACTGAACTAATGTCACTTCCTGTATCCAATAATGCACGTAGTGATAATTTTCCAACCTTCAATGTTATCGAGTTTTTATACCCCAAGTTAACAACATTTACATGTCCAGAAGTTGatggttcttcttctttctcattgCATCGAAAAGACCTGTGTCCAAACTGATGGCATCAACATTTTACTCCCTTGGCCTTGTCAGGACAATCCGTCGATCTGTGTCCCTGAATTCCACAATTGAAACATTTTTCTTCCTTTTTATTCCTACTTTGAGGCGCTCCTCTTTCATCTCATCTCGTCTTACTTCCTCGTTCGTCCACGTCTTTTTATGCGTCTCGGTTTTAACTAATTTTTGCGTCGTCTGTTTTTTAATCAATTCGTACAGTTTAATCTTCTCTTTAAAGTCATTGAAATTTTTGGCACCATAAAGTATTACTTTATTAGCAGGGTCGTCCATAATTCCCTCAGTTATATACTGCATTATGACTTCATTTTCGATGTTTCCTCTGCTACCGATTTCTCTCATTTTTAGTACATACTCCTGTACGCTTTCACCTTGTTTCTTCTTTCTATTCATCAGCATTTTGTGTATTTCGGCACTACCTATTTTGTTCTCGAACTCTGCTGTCAGCTTTTTCTTCAGGAGCTTCCAGCTATTAACTCCTTTCTCTGACTGTATATACAGTTTAGCTATTCCTTTTAGGGATCGCTTAGCAAAAATTAGCATTTGCAAATCATTCCATCCCATCAGATTGGAAATTTCTTCAAAATCAGCCATCCATTTTCCTATGGGATAATCGTCTTTTCCGTCGAAATTTCTTATACTGTCCTCTACGTCTCTAAAAGTTAAGGCAAATGAATCATTCAGTCTACCTCTCGtcattttgtttgattttgatcTATTGCTCGTAAATAAATCCGTCGTCCTTTCATCATCCATATCGTCATTATTATTATCGTCGTCGGTAACGTCTTTACCTTCTTCCTCGTGATAAGCATCTTTATCACTATTTGCGTCGTTATCTTCATTATAGCGATCGTCTTCGGTAACGTCTTTACCGTTTTCCTTGTGATAAACGTCTTTATCACCGTCATCATCGCTAGCGTCTTCGTCTTCATCGTCATTCTCGTCTTCAAGATTGAAGTCGTTCAAAAACTAACAAATACGTTCAATCACGTCGTCTTCTGAACCAGTGTAGTTCAGATCTAAAACACTGCAAACTGCTACTAAGTCCGGCATACTTAGTTTGTTTTTAATGTCGTCTAATTTTGTGGAATATTCCTGGGATTCTTTATCCCACGCAAAATTTGTAAAATTCCGCAAATTCTTCCTAGTTTGTCGCGGCAACCCTTTATCTCCGTACGCGACAACATGCAACGCCTTAACAGCACTTAATGCCGAATTTTTAAGGTTTAAACTAATTTTTGGAAAATCGTTAAGAGTTTGTTTAGACTGCATTTTAAAAaggtatataataataataaaaaaacaagaataaaatgaataaaacaaGAATAAAAGAATAAAATCTTTTAACTAAAAAGTTAGATTATTTTTTCCCGTGTGCAAATTGTATTTGTGAACTGTAGAATTGTAGTCGCTTTTACTCCAGAATTATCAATATCTACTACAAATAGTAACAAAGttatgatttaaaatattttcattctcAACATTCACTGTTTATCGTCAAAGTTCCAGTTCACAGCTCctcgaaaaaaataatctttGGTCAGATTTCTAATTTCCAGACACCAGACCAAAGTGTCTTGACTACTTTTAAAATATTGGAACAAACACACCTGATTTCTCCTTGATAATACTGCTTGCTATGATTGCGTCTCGTCGTCGTCGTCGTCACTGCCCAAACAGCCGCCGTATTTGCCTAACAGCGTCGTCTACACTGTACTAGCCTGCTACTCCACCAACACAACCATTCACCAACAGTTCACAAAGTCCGGAAGTCACCAATAGTTTAAAATAGTCCGAAAATCACCAACAGTTTCCACGTTTCCCGAACAGTCATAAACAGTTTCCAAAAATTACGTCACGTCACCTGAGCCGATTTTTTAATTACACGCCACTTTACGGTATTTCGCGAACTTTACGACGAAATTGTCTTTCTTAGATCCCGGTTGAGCCCCCAATatgtaggttttctttaaagacgatcgtaataaaagtccgtttgatgtttaacagttttaattaataaaatagataactaaattactgatactattaaattgacgaaatttAAAAGTGTAAAATGTAATTGCGACCAAAATATTACGtgttcttattcttacaaaaatgaaatgtatttatagataatttgcgtctaatcaatataatacccgtcttaATTCGTCTTTTTCTAAGTATTATACCTAAGAAACGCGTCTGTGGTCGCTGTGATGTTGTAATCGACTGGCTATACAACCAAAACAGCCTCCTGTCTTCCCCTCTTTATGCTTAAAATCCGAAACTATTAAAATTCTACTGCAATAAATTTCGATCCCTATTAGTAATAAAATTTGGTTAACAGTGGCGAATGTTATTCTTACTTATAAAGTTAAAAGTAGTCCGCTACCGTCGTAATCCCCAATTAGTTCCACCCATCTGTGCCAACGTAGGTCCATATGTGTGAGACTCTTATCCCGTTCTCGtactaataattaagaaaaatgatatacaggggaatttaaaatataaggtaaactatttacaattctacatagATAATAATCCAAAATACCCAAATATTGTTAAAACTATTCAAATTCATTAATTACAATCGTCATATAACAAGTACGTCATATTAGAGTAATAAACATATTTGATATAATAAATTGAATTTTTAAAAGACACACAAAAATGCGACTGCGCTCGTTCAGTTCTGGAAGGGGAATGTAATGTCAAACATTTGTAAAACTACTAATTACTAGCCTACTAGCAACGATCTGAGTTTACGTTTAGCTGTGTCGGCAGAAAAGAAATATTTgaaaaaggattgtgacgtcacatgtttgactttgaggtcggttatctcgaagatggttagagatatcgaaattccgttttcagatttggattcagaagacaaaactacatgagAATCCATCGGTAAATCGGCCTAAGCATTGCACTAGCGGGAACGCACGAACGAACAggttttgcgaatttataaaagttttcattaaaaattatcacaAGCACCGCACAGTGTTTAAAATTGAAGGAAACGTGATCGTCAGTACAAAGAATAAATAAATTTGAGGATGCCGAAATTAAGGGGTTTGTTTGTACTACTCATGATGCATCCTCtcagcaaaaattgattttttgtttGTTAGGGCCAGATGTACTAATgatcaaaagtacaaaattcaatataattttatagaTCAAATTTAAATCCTCAGAAGATGCCTTTTACTTTGATAATTACTTCATGTATGTGTATACTAACCACTGGAtagttaatataaaagtaattattTGAGATAAAAGTACGTACTTTAAAGATTAAAATGACATAGTTAACTTCACGGAAAAGTGATTTTGATATAATCGGCTGTCTAAAAACCtatacaattttttataaaattaatgtttgacaGCGTATTACGCTTATTGCTCCTTATTGCTCATTATTAAATCCTTCGCTAAATAAAGATTACAATgtaaggaataaaaaaatatataagacaaacTGCGCAAAGGTGCGCAACTGAGTACATTGCCATTGACCATTCAGTTACAGATGCAGCACGAACACATCCGGGAGGCACTCCAAAAACCATTCAATTTGGAACTGC is from Diabrotica virgifera virgifera chromosome 9, PGI_DIABVI_V3a and encodes:
- the LOC126891331 gene encoding MATH and LRR domain-containing protein PFE0570w-like, with the protein product MALPCIPGQSRLVGAVQCDTNAVQTNIPILEPQYEKGDSMSLAPPDRFRRVGAVQTKEGYYNPFLNDFNLEDENDDEDEDASDDDGDKDVYHKENGKDVTEDDRYNEDNDANSDKDAYHEEEGKDVTDDDNNNDDMDDERTTDLFTSNRSKSNKMTRGRLNDSFALTFRDVEDSIRNFDGKDDYPIGKWMADFEEISNLMGWNDLQMLIFAKRSLKGIAKLYIQSEKGVNSWKLLKKKLTAEFENKIGSAEIHKMLMNRKKKQGESVQEYVLKMREIGSRGNIENEVIMQYITEGIMDDPANKVILYGAKNFNDFKEKIKLYELIKKQTTQKLVKTETHKKTWTNEEVRRDEMKEERLKVGIKRKKNVSIVEFRDTDRRIVLTRPRE